The sequence below is a genomic window from Streptomyces sp. V1I1.
TGCTCAGCCGCCACCGGGAGGTGGGTTCGCTGGTCGTGGCGGACGCCGACCCGGCACGGGCGGCCGAGGTCGCCGAGCGCACTGGGTCCACGGCCGCGCCCAGCGCGGACGAGATCTTCGCCTGGGGCGTGGACGCCGTGGTGATCGCCTCCGCCACCGCCGCCCACGCCGAACTCATCGCCCGCGCCGCCCGCGCCGGGCTCCCCGCCTTCTGCGAGAAGCCGATCGCCCTGGATCTGCCGGGCACGCTCGCCGCGCTGCGCGAGGTCGAGTCGGCGGGCACCCTGCTGCAACTGGGCTTCATGCGCCGTTTCGACGCCGGGTACACCGCGGCCCGTGAGCTGGTGCGCTCCGGGCGGCTCGGCCGGCTGCACACCGTACGGGCCATCACCTCCGACCCGGCCCCGCCGCCAGCCGCGTATCTGCCGCTCTCCGGCGGCCTGTACCGGGACTGCCTGGTCCATGACTTCGACATCCTGCGCTGGGTGACCGGGCGCGAGGTGGTCGAGGTGTACGCGACCGGCTCGGACGCGGGCCCGGCGATGTTCCGCGACGCGGGCGACGTCGACACGGCGGCCGCGCTGCTCACGCTGGACGACGGCACGCTGGCCACGGCGACGGCCACCCGGTGCAACGGCGCGGGTTACGACGTACGGATGGAACTCGCGGGCGAGCTCGACCAGGTCGCGGTCGGCCTGGACGACCGTACGCCGATCACCTCGACCGAGCCGCAGGGCCCGCCGCCGGCCACCAAGCCATGGCCCGGGTTCCTGGAGCGGTTCGCCCCCGCGTACGAGGCGGAGCTGGACACTTTCGTCCGGGTGGTGCAGGGCGAGGCCGAGAACCCCTGCGACGGCCGCGAGGCGCTGACGGCGCTGCGGATCGCGGAGGCGTGCGAGCTGTCCCGGCGGGAGCACAGGCCGGTTCGGCTGGAGGAGATCCCGGCAGACTGACTCCTGGGGCGTTCTCAGGACTGTTGCGCGGACGGTGCGGACAGTACGGTGCCCTGCGCGACGGCGCAGAGCGTCTCGTCGCCGTCGGCGTTCACGGTGAAGAGATCGCAACGGGCAACGGCCTGACGGCGGCCGCTGTGCACGACGGACGCCCGGGCCACCAGTGTCACGCCGGTGGCCGGGCGGATGTACTGGACGGAGAAGCCGCCGGTCAGCACGGCGGGACCGAGCGTCGTACCGGCGGCGAAGGTGATCGAGTTGTCGGCGGCGTACGCGATCACTCCCCCGTGCAGATAGCCGTTCTGCTGGAGCAGTTCTTCCCGGACGTCGACTTCGAGCACGGCCTGTCCATTGCCGAACGCGGTGATCCGCGCCCCCAGCAGACGGCTGAACGGCTGGCTGTCGAGGACCTTCTGGGCCATCGCGAGGTCAAGTCCCGGCACGGTGCGGCTCCTTGGACGGTCGGTGAAGGGGGTCAGCGGGGTCGCGGTCGGGGCTACCAGCTCACCGGGAGCCTGCGCACACCGCGCATCAGCAGCCCCGGCAGCCAGTCGAGCGGGCCCTCGGACGGGTCGAGTGCGAGGTCCGGGCAGCGTTCCAGGAGGGTGCGGACCGCGATCCGGGCCTCCATGCGGGCGAGCGGCGCGCCCAGGCAGAAGTGGATGCCGTGCCCGAAGGCGAGATGGCCCCGGGTGTCCCGGTGGATGTCGAAGCTGTCCGGGGCCGGGTAGCGGGACGGGTCGCGGTCGCCCGCGGCCAGACCGACCAGCACCGTCGCCCCGGCCGGGATCACCTGGTCGCCCACGGGGACCGGCTCGGAGGCGAAGCGGGTGGTGGCGTTCTCCACCGGGCCGTCGTAGCGGAGCATCTCCTCGACCGCTCCGTCGAGCAGCCCGAAGTCCGCGCGCAGATCGGCCAGTTGGGCGGGGTGGGTGAGCAGGGCCCGTACCCCGTTGGAGATCAGATTGACGGTCGTCTCATGGCCGGCGATCAGCAGCAGATAGGCGAGTGCGCGCAGTTCGGCGGCCGAGAGCCGGTCGTCGTCCTCCGCGCGGGTGCGGATGAGGGCGGAGAGCAGATCGTCGGCGGGACCGGCGCAGCGCTTGTCCTCGATCAGCTCGTCCAGGTACGCGGCCAGTCCACGGATGGCGTCCTCCTCGGCCCCCGCTCCGGTCGGGGCCACGACCTCGTTGGACCACTTGCGGAACGCGTCGCGGTCGGCGGCCGGGACTCCGAGCAGCTCGCAGATGACGATGATCGGCAGCGGGAAGGCCAGCGCGTCCACCAGATCGCCGTGCCCGGCCGGCAGCATCTCGTCGAGCAGCTCGTCGGTGATCTGCTGGATGCGCGGACGCAGGCTCTCCACCCGGCGCCCGGTGAATTCACGGGCCACCAGCTTGCGCAGCCTCGTGTGGTCGGGCGGGTCCAGGACCAGCAGATTCGGGCCGACGACCTCTTCGTCGAGCATCATCGTGCCGACCGTGGCAGGCGATTTGGACAGCCGCGGGTCGGCGAGCGCGGCCCGCGCCTCCTCATGACCGACGATCAGCCAGAACTGCTCGCCGCCCGCCATTCGCACCTCGTGGACGGGTCCCGACTCGCGCAGTCGCGCATAGTACGGATACGGGTTCGCGGTGAAGTCCGCTCCGTACTCCCC
It includes:
- a CDS encoding PaaI family thioesterase gives rise to the protein MAQKVLDSQPFSRLLGARITAFGNGQAVLEVDVREELLQQNGYLHGGVIAYAADNSITFAAGTTLGPAVLTGGFSVQYIRPATGVTLVARASVVHSGRRQAVARCDLFTVNADGDETLCAVAQGTVLSAPSAQQS
- a CDS encoding Gfo/Idh/MocA family oxidoreductase encodes the protein MRIGLIGTGRIGTFHSGVLSRHREVGSLVVADADPARAAEVAERTGSTAAPSADEIFAWGVDAVVIASATAAHAELIARAARAGLPAFCEKPIALDLPGTLAALREVESAGTLLQLGFMRRFDAGYTAARELVRSGRLGRLHTVRAITSDPAPPPAAYLPLSGGLYRDCLVHDFDILRWVTGREVVEVYATGSDAGPAMFRDAGDVDTAAALLTLDDGTLATATATRCNGAGYDVRMELAGELDQVAVGLDDRTPITSTEPQGPPPATKPWPGFLERFAPAYEAELDTFVRVVQGEAENPCDGREALTALRIAEACELSRREHRPVRLEEIPAD
- a CDS encoding cytochrome P450, giving the protein MTTVDLGEYGADFTANPYPYYARLRESGPVHEVRMAGGEQFWLIVGHEEARAALADPRLSKSPATVGTMMLDEEVVGPNLLVLDPPDHTRLRKLVAREFTGRRVESLRPRIQQITDELLDEMLPAGHGDLVDALAFPLPIIVICELLGVPAADRDAFRKWSNEVVAPTGAGAEEDAIRGLAAYLDELIEDKRCAGPADDLLSALIRTRAEDDDRLSAAELRALAYLLLIAGHETTVNLISNGVRALLTHPAQLADLRADFGLLDGAVEEMLRYDGPVENATTRFASEPVPVGDQVIPAGATVLVGLAAGDRDPSRYPAPDSFDIHRDTRGHLAFGHGIHFCLGAPLARMEARIAVRTLLERCPDLALDPSEGPLDWLPGLLMRGVRRLPVSW